GGCTTCGCCGTCGATCTGACAAAAACCGAATTCACTGGAAAAGCCGCACTGGAACGCAACCTGCGCGAGCCACGTCGGGCGCTCAAAGGACTTTTAATCGGATGCGATGATGTGCCAGCGCACGGTGCACCCGTCTATACAGGTGAACGGCAAGTAGGTGTGGTAACGTCTGCCACCCGATCACCGACGCTGGAACACGCAATCGCAATGGCACGGTTATCCATCGAACACGCGGAAAACGGCACTCAACTTGAGATCGGTCAACTCGACGGGCGGATGAAACGCCTGCGAGCCACCGTCTCGGATATTCCATTCATAGACCCGCAACGTAAGCGGGCGCGCGCCTGAAGGCGCATGCAACTCAACGCAACGGGAGAAAGTACATGAAAAAACTGAAACTTATTGCAACCTTGACCTTTGCTTTCGGCGCAACAACGGCGATGGCACAAGAAAAGGTTATGGTGGGCGAGCCCAGCTGGCCCGGTGCCAAAATAATGAGCCGTGTGATCGGCCAGATCATTGAGACCCGCTTGGGTGGAGAAGCTGGCTATGCCCCCGGAGCAAACGCGGTGATCTTTGCCGCCATGGATGGCGGTCGTGGTGACATCGACGTACACCCGGATGTTTGGCTGCCGAACCAGTCGTCCTTCACGGATGAATATGTCGATCAGAAAGGCACCGTAGGTTTATCCTCAGGCAGTTACGAAGGCCGCGCCGGGATTTGCGTGCCAAACTACATGGTCGAAGATCACAACATCCGTTCGATCTACGACCTGGCGACACCCGTCGCGCAAGAGCTGTTTGACTCCGATGGCGACGGCATGGGTGAGGTCTGGGTTGGTGCCTCGGGCTGGGCCTCGACCAACACGTTCAAGGTGCGGGTGCGGGATTATGGGATCGAGACATTTCTGACGCCGACCACCGAAGACGAAACCGTGTTCTATTCCCGTCTGAAAGATCAGATCGACCAGAAGAAAGGCGCGGCCTTCTACTGCTACGCGCCACACTATGTGCACGCCTTATATGATGTGACCATTCTGGAAGAGCCCGAGCACGACGCGGCCACCTACAAGATGGTTCAGCCCGATCAGGATGCCGATTGGTATAACAAATCCCATGTCAGCACGGGTGAACCGGTCAAAACCGTGACAGTGGCGCATTCGAAATCGCTGGAACAGCGCAACCCGGCAGCGGCCTCTTTCCTTGCCAATATCGACATGGATGCGGGAGAGCTAAGCGGTCTGACTTATGAAGTCGTAGTCAAGGGCCGTGACACGGATGAAGTCGTAGCCGAATGGATCGCCGCCAACGGCGATATCGTCGACGGTTGGCTGGGACTGACGACCAACTAAAGCCCATGCGCCCCTGACTATCGGGGGCGCGAACCAACACAATTCCAATGGGGCCAATATGACAGCGGAAATAGCAATCGACGCAAAAGGCGTGTGGAAAGTTTTCGGTACACGCTCGCAGGAGGCTTTGAACGCTATCCACAGCGAGGGCCTGAGCAAGGCTGAGGTGCTGGAACGCTTCAACTGCGTTGTCGGCGTGGCTGATGCCAGCTTTGAGATCGAACGAGGTGAACTGTTCTGCGTCATGGGCCTGTCGGGTTCGGGTAAATCGACCCTTGTGCGTCATGTGAACCGTCTGCTGGAGCCCACTGACGGCCATATCTATCTGGATGGCGAGGATGTGATGGGCCTGAACGATGAAGGTCTGCGCGATCTGCGTAACCGGCGCGTTGCGATGGTGTTCCAGAACTTTGGCTTGATGCCTCACCGCACAGTCCGCGACAATGTAGCAATGCCGCTGGAAATTCGCGGAACCGGAAAAGCACGCCGCTGGGAAGAGGCCGACCGGGTGCTGGAGCTGGTCGAGCTGAACGGTTGGGAAGACAAATACGCACATGAGCTGTCAGGCGGTATGCAACAACGCGTGGGACTGGCCCGTGCGATCGCTGCAGACCCTGAAATCCTTTTGATGGATGAGCCGTTCTCGGCCCTAGACCCGCTAATCCGCAAGCAGTTGCAGGATCAGTTCATGGACCTCAGTCACAAGCTGAACAAAACCACGATGTTTATCACCCACGACCTGGATGAAGCAATCCGCATCGGCCACCGCATCGCGATCATGAAGGACGGGCGCATCGTGCAGATCGGCACACCGGAAGAGATCATACTCAACCCCGCTGACGACTATGTGGCCGACTTTGTGGCGGGGATTTCGAAACTCAATATGATCTTCGCCCATGCGGTCATGAAACCGGTCGATGAGTTCGAGGCGCATCACGGCGAACTCCCGGAGGATGCCAAAGAGGCTCACCCAGATATGGATCTGTCCGACCTGATGAATCTCTGCGTGGACGGACATGGAGTCGTAGCCGTAACGCAGGATGGCCAGACGGTAGGTGTTATTAACCGTGCGGGTTTGATCCGCGCAATTCAGGACAGTCAGGCGTAAGGGCAACGATATGAAACATGTTGATACGCAACAGATCCAACCGGAAACCGCCGACCGTCTGAATGGGCTAATAGGAGATTTTGTCGGTCAGGGGAACGCCTATTACCAGAAGACCTTCGCCTACATGATGCAGGCCCCAGGCTATCGCTTTACTTTAAACACAGCTGCAGCAATCCTCGGGCCGATCTGGTTTGGTGCACGCGGGCTGTGGTCGTGGTTTCTCGGGTTTTTGGTTTTGGAAACGCTGGCCTACATCCAGATCGGTCTGGGTTTGTTTGGTGATCTTGGGCGCGAGTTCCGCGAGCGGGCGATACAGATCGAGCAGACACTGGAGCTGCGCCGACAGCAGATTGCAGCGGCGGAGCAATCCGGGTCGACCACGTTGGAGTCGTTGAAACGCGCGGCGGAATCACTTGAAGGTGCTCTGGCTGGCGCGCAGGAGGCCGCACGCACAGCGGACTCTACCGGTGTCACGTATCTGATCATTGGGATCGCCCTTCTGCTGGCAGTCAAGTTTTTAGCTGCTTCGCTGGCCAACTGGACGCTTGAAGGTCAATTCGCGCGCTGGCGTTCAGACCCAAGTGTAGCCCATGGCTGGTCTATCTCTCGGCTGATTGTGGCAACGGCGTTGACCGCTGTGGTGGTGATCCTGTCTATGATCAAATTTGCACAACCGGACGCGGTGGCTGTGCTCAAGACCTTCCCAACCAACCGGGACTGGCGTCTGAACGTAGGCGATGGTGTGCAAGCGGTGTTCGAGTGGACCAAGACTGCCGGGCGCGGCTTCTTTGATGGGCTGACCTATGGTATGCGCACCCTGCTGGACTGGATCGAGGTTGTGCTGGTCGATACCCCCTGGCCGGTCGTAGCTTTGGTGATCATCATGCTGGCTTACCTGTCGGCTGGTCCCCGTGTGGCGATCTTCACCGGAGCCGCGCTGGCCTATCTAGGCCTGCTGGATTTTTGGGAAAAGGCGATGACTACAATCGCCCTGTTGGGCGCCGCGGCGCTGATTTCGATCACGCTGGGCATTCCATTGGGTATCTATTGCGCCCGTCGCCCACGTGCTTTTGCCATCGTGCGGCCCATTCTAGATTTCATGCAGTCAATGCCCTCCTTCGTCTACCTGATCCCGGTGGTGGCTTTTATTGGATCTGGAAAGCCTGCAGGCGTAGTTGCAACCATGATTTTCGGTAGCCCTCCGGTAATCCGCTTTACGGTACTTGGCCTGCAGCAAGTCCCTGAAACTGTGCGGGAAGCCGCTTTGGCCTTTGGAGCAACGCCTCGTTACCTGCTATGGCGGGTAGACCTGCCCTTGGCGCACAAAACCATCATGGCAGGTGTGAACCAGACTATCCTGATGTCTCTGGCAATGGTTGTTGTCGCCTCGCTGATCGGCGCCAAGGGTTTGGGCGAGGACGTGCTAGAGGCACTGCAATACGCAGCGGCGGGACAAGGAATTCTGGCCGGTTTGGCAATCTTGTTCTGCGCGTTAATCTTGGATCGGATTGTGGCCGGACGAAAATAACAATTGTGGCAAACGCACGATCATCCGACTGAAGTTCTAAGTGTGTTTTCAAAGCCAATTGGTAGAGGGCGCTGCCTGAAGAGCAATCCGATGCTTTGCCCATACCTCTCAAAAAAGGCTGAGAAACATCCGGTGCATTAATCTAAAGAAAAGTCCAATAGTGTCCTCGGATCAGTACCGGGTTACAACGACTGCGACCGCAGCGAACACCACACCAATCAAAAGAGCCTTTGTATTCATTGAAGAACGATCGGGCAGTTTAACCCGAAGAGATAGAGCTATAATCACGCCCCCCGTTAACCCGGTCGCGATTGAATAGAGCATGCTACTTTTGTCCGCGTTGAGACCGATCAATATGCCGACCGTAAGTGAAGCGACAAAATATGTACGTAGCCATCCAGACATATGCCCGGGGTGGGTTTTATAGAGATAAATATTCACTCCAAATAAATGCAGCGAATAGGCCAACGTTCCTATGACGTACAGTTCAGGCGAAGTTGCGGTTGCTTGCATGACTGTAATGGCAAGCAAGCAGTTATAGGTTCCGAGTGCCACAGCATCCAAGCCAAGAGACAACCTGTTGTCGACCCCTATCTCGCGACCGGCTTCCAACAAGTAGTAAGCGAGAAATCCTAGCAGAGAGTAACCATACAGCGAGTGTTCCCATTTCCCGGTTGCAGCTAAACCGGCTGACAATTCACCGATTTTTGGCAGCAAGAAAAGGAAAGCATAGCCAAGTCCGATCCCTGATGAAAAATCAGATAGCCAGCTTGCCGGGGCCGGGAATCTGCGGAAAAAAGACACGCAGAAGACGTGAACAGTACCAATGACTGCAATCGATGTTATCGCGAGGTATGTCGGCGCTTCGAACACGGCTAAGATCCAACGAACATATTACAAGCAGATGAGACACTCGTTGTGATCAAAAGCACAACCCAGAAAGTGAAGAAGGTGCGATAGCGGCTTTCTCAGAATGCCTACCGACTAGTTTTTTGAGTACCGATCGTACTGAACGATCAACGGCAGCTTTTGTCTGCTTAACAGCCAATTATTCAAGTTTGCCAAACACGTGCCTCGAGCCCATCGCGCCCAATGACGCAAGGTTTGCCAATGAAAAAGAAGCACGGAAAGCGAGAATTACATGGTTGAAGGCGTGCCTTGAAACAAACACTTGTAAAGGCGCTCGGCCTTGCCGAATTGAACCCGGTGCGTTCACAAGCGCATGGCCTTGTAACCCCCAAGAGAGCCTGGACCATGCGTCTCTTTCGGAAGCCTTGCTGCCAGTGAGTTAAATAAACTCAGATCAAAACGTTATTTGGCCTCAAAAACCATCTCGCCCTCGACGAACGTCTTTAATATCTGCGCCTCACTGACCTCCGAGATCGGAATTTCAAATAGGTTGCGGTCAAGCACGATGAAATCGGCAAGCTTGCCGGTTTCGATTGAGCCAAGCTCTTCTTCCGCAAAATCCAAGTATGCAGAGTTGATTGTGCGGGCATCAATTGCCTGCTTCAGCGTGATCGCTTGGCCCACCGCAGGATCGGGTGGACTCGTGTCAGCCACAGGATCGATACGGGTCACGGCCGCCTCGATCGATGCCAATGGGGTCTGCATGAACAACGGACCATCAGAAGCGATAACGACCCGTCCTCCGGCGTCAGCCACAGAGCGCATTGGGAAAACCCTCTGCGCGCGTTCCGGGCCAACCACGCGGTTGACGACATCGTTGTGGGGGTTCGAAAACCATAGTACTGGCGAGAATTCCGGTGTCAGATCGAGTTCTACCAGTCTTGGCATGTCATCTTCCGATATGAAAAACGAATGGGCAAGCTGGTAGCGGCCTTTCAGCTCGCCGAGTTGGTTTCGTGCGATTTCCATTGCGTCCAGAACAAGCCTAGCACCGCGATCACCCACAGTGTGGAAAACCATGCCTTTCATACCTTGTTCTTCAAACCGGATAATGTCGGCCACAAGTTCCTCTTCGGTGAAAAAGATTAGCCCATAGTCGCCCTGACCAGAAGCAAGAGGATCATACTTTGAAACCGCGTCAGATTGGGACTGTTCCGCTTTCGAGGCGTTCGTCAGGAAAGGTTCCAGCATCGCTCCGGTTTCAGTCGGAATGCCATCGATATTGACCTTAATAAAGGTTGGGTCCAGCCGTGGCGCGATCAAGTCTTGAAACGTGTCGATTGCAGCACGTTGGTCTTCCACGGATTGATATGCCCGCGTCGGAGAATCGTAGGTCCACGCCACACTAACCCTGATCGGAAGCCCCTCGGTCGTTGCAAGCCGATGTAGCGCCTGCACATTTATCAATTCGCTATGCATGTTTCTGGCAGATGTCACACCCATTGAGGCAAGCAAGTGTAGCACGTCCCTTGCGCCATCAACGTGGGTTTCGATATCCAGCCCGCGTAGAAATGGCATCGCGTAAAGACCCATCGCGGCCTCTTTCATGTAGCCTGTTGCTTCTCCTGTTTCTGGATCCCGCACAATGATCCCGTTCCGTGGGTCCGGTGTATCGACATCAATACCGCTATCGATCATCGCCGGTGTATTCAGCACTGCCTCGTGCCCGGTTGCAGTGATAATATAGGCCGGAATATCAGAGACTGCCTCATCAAGCCAAGTAGTGTTCGGTTCTCCATCAAACAACTCGTTGGCCAATCCAGATCCAAAAAGGTATTCGAGATCTGGGCGCGCAGCTACAAATTCGCGAATCAACTCCGTTGCCGCTTCCGGGTCGGCATCGCCCGGGAGTAGGATCACCTCGTCAGACAATGCCGCAGCAACGTACCAATTGCGGAAATGAACATGGATGTCATAAAGGCCCGGCAATACCATCGCACCCGCAAGGTCGATCGTTTCAGTCTCGCTCCCAGCCAGCGCAACGACTTCTTCTGCTGAACCGACAGCAATGAAACGTCCATCCTCAATCGCAAACGCCTGGGCCCATTCTTGTTCAGGGTCGACCGTATAGACCTGCGCATTGGTGTATATGGTGTCGGCGGTTTGAGCGTGTACTGCCGTCGTCGCAAGGGCGATTAATGCAACGGGCGCTAACAGGAAGCGAAATGAGAAGGCCATGGGGCTATCCAATCATTGTGCAAACATTGATCCTCGCCAACGCAGGGATTGGCTGAACGGGACCCTCAAGCAAGCTTCCGAGCAATGCGCGCGCGCCCATCTGATGCACAGCGTTGAATATCTTGATACTATTAGCAACTTAAATTACCGCGATTCAGTTCTGAAATTTACCCTTGCTTTGTCCGCAAGCGGGGCCTTCAGCTCCGGGTCGTCGAAGGTCAGCTTTCCTTAGCCTGACCGCTTTTTTTGCTTTCTTCTTTGATCTGAGAGCGGAAATTAAAACAGTTAATCGCTAATAGCGGCAAAGTCTGCAAAGCTAGAATTGCAAGGCGCAGGTTTGAAGGCCTGGTTTGGGCTGCGGCGAGTTGCTGATCTTAAATCATCCCAAGATCCATCTCAGGCCTTCATCTTAAAGTTAGATGGCTGCTGCAATGGAGGGCGGCCGAGCATTTGCCAATCCTAACGGT
The Ruegeria sp. SCSIO 43209 genome window above contains:
- a CDS encoding glycine betaine/L-proline ABC transporter ATP-binding protein, which encodes MTAEIAIDAKGVWKVFGTRSQEALNAIHSEGLSKAEVLERFNCVVGVADASFEIERGELFCVMGLSGSGKSTLVRHVNRLLEPTDGHIYLDGEDVMGLNDEGLRDLRNRRVAMVFQNFGLMPHRTVRDNVAMPLEIRGTGKARRWEEADRVLELVELNGWEDKYAHELSGGMQQRVGLARAIAADPEILLMDEPFSALDPLIRKQLQDQFMDLSHKLNKTTMFITHDLDEAIRIGHRIAIMKDGRIVQIGTPEEIILNPADDYVADFVAGISKLNMIFAHAVMKPVDEFEAHHGELPEDAKEAHPDMDLSDLMNLCVDGHGVVAVTQDGQTVGVINRAGLIRAIQDSQA
- a CDS encoding amidohydrolase, which encodes MAFSFRFLLAPVALIALATTAVHAQTADTIYTNAQVYTVDPEQEWAQAFAIEDGRFIAVGSAEEVVALAGSETETIDLAGAMVLPGLYDIHVHFRNWYVAAALSDEVILLPGDADPEAATELIREFVAARPDLEYLFGSGLANELFDGEPNTTWLDEAVSDIPAYIITATGHEAVLNTPAMIDSGIDVDTPDPRNGIIVRDPETGEATGYMKEAAMGLYAMPFLRGLDIETHVDGARDVLHLLASMGVTSARNMHSELINVQALHRLATTEGLPIRVSVAWTYDSPTRAYQSVEDQRAAIDTFQDLIAPRLDPTFIKVNIDGIPTETGAMLEPFLTNASKAEQSQSDAVSKYDPLASGQGDYGLIFFTEEELVADIIRFEEQGMKGMVFHTVGDRGARLVLDAMEIARNQLGELKGRYQLAHSFFISEDDMPRLVELDLTPEFSPVLWFSNPHNDVVNRVVGPERAQRVFPMRSVADAGGRVVIASDGPLFMQTPLASIEAAVTRIDPVADTSPPDPAVGQAITLKQAIDARTINSAYLDFAEEELGSIETGKLADFIVLDRNLFEIPISEVSEAQILKTFVEGEMVFEAK
- a CDS encoding proline/glycine betaine ABC transporter permease yields the protein MKHVDTQQIQPETADRLNGLIGDFVGQGNAYYQKTFAYMMQAPGYRFTLNTAAAILGPIWFGARGLWSWFLGFLVLETLAYIQIGLGLFGDLGREFRERAIQIEQTLELRRQQIAAAEQSGSTTLESLKRAAESLEGALAGAQEAARTADSTGVTYLIIGIALLLAVKFLAASLANWTLEGQFARWRSDPSVAHGWSISRLIVATALTAVVVILSMIKFAQPDAVAVLKTFPTNRDWRLNVGDGVQAVFEWTKTAGRGFFDGLTYGMRTLLDWIEVVLVDTPWPVVALVIIMLAYLSAGPRVAIFTGAALAYLGLLDFWEKAMTTIALLGAAALISITLGIPLGIYCARRPRAFAIVRPILDFMQSMPSFVYLIPVVAFIGSGKPAGVVATMIFGSPPVIRFTVLGLQQVPETVREAALAFGATPRYLLWRVDLPLAHKTIMAGVNQTILMSLAMVVVASLIGAKGLGEDVLEALQYAAAGQGILAGLAILFCALILDRIVAGRK
- a CDS encoding glycine betaine ABC transporter substrate-binding protein, producing the protein MKKLKLIATLTFAFGATTAMAQEKVMVGEPSWPGAKIMSRVIGQIIETRLGGEAGYAPGANAVIFAAMDGGRGDIDVHPDVWLPNQSSFTDEYVDQKGTVGLSSGSYEGRAGICVPNYMVEDHNIRSIYDLATPVAQELFDSDGDGMGEVWVGASGWASTNTFKVRVRDYGIETFLTPTTEDETVFYSRLKDQIDQKKGAAFYCYAPHYVHALYDVTILEEPEHDAATYKMVQPDQDADWYNKSHVSTGEPVKTVTVAHSKSLEQRNPAAASFLANIDMDAGELSGLTYEVVVKGRDTDEVVAEWIAANGDIVDGWLGLTTN